The following are encoded in a window of Kitasatospora fiedleri genomic DNA:
- a CDS encoding benzoate/H(+) symporter BenE family transporter, giving the protein MSDHRTAAPVGPAPVGSPAPPPDRPSLRRDASVPALLAGLVCIAVSFSGPLVVVLAAAAAGHLDQAHTASWIWAVSIGSGLTCLLLSWWTRTPVITAWSTPGAALLIGSLGAYPYPEAVGAFLLSSVAVALFGVTGLFGRLIRAIPTGIVNAMLAGILFAFGAGIFTELRAAPALVLGSFAVFLLAKRLLPRYAVPLALLAGALLAAATVGLPLHLGSGGPTHPVWTTPAFSWPAAVGLALPLTIVALASQNAPGLGIMRASGYAPDDRLLVGATGGLSVLLAPFGSPGVNLAAITAAICTSPESHPDPRRRYVAGMSAGLLYLLVGSFGGVLVSLFTGLPHALIAVIAGVALLASFQGSLASAVAEERGRDGAVVTFLATASGMTLFGIGAPFWGLLLGLATHTVLTRRHPH; this is encoded by the coding sequence ATGTCAGATCATCGGACCGCAGCTCCCGTCGGGCCCGCCCCGGTCGGGTCCCCCGCCCCGCCGCCGGACCGGCCCTCGCTGCGGCGCGACGCCTCGGTGCCCGCCCTGCTGGCCGGCCTGGTGTGCATCGCCGTCTCCTTCTCCGGCCCGCTGGTCGTGGTGCTCGCCGCGGCCGCCGCCGGACACCTGGACCAGGCGCACACCGCCTCCTGGATCTGGGCGGTGTCGATCGGCAGCGGACTGACCTGCCTGCTGCTCAGCTGGTGGACCCGCACCCCCGTCATCACCGCCTGGTCGACCCCCGGCGCGGCCCTGCTGATCGGCAGCCTCGGCGCGTACCCCTACCCGGAGGCGGTCGGCGCGTTCCTGCTCAGCTCGGTCGCCGTCGCGCTGTTCGGCGTCACCGGCCTGTTCGGACGGCTGATCAGGGCGATCCCGACCGGCATCGTCAACGCCATGCTGGCCGGCATCCTGTTCGCCTTCGGCGCGGGCATCTTCACCGAACTGCGCGCGGCTCCCGCCCTGGTGCTGGGCAGCTTCGCCGTCTTCCTGCTGGCCAAGCGCCTGCTGCCGCGCTACGCCGTCCCGCTGGCCCTGCTCGCGGGCGCGCTGCTGGCCGCGGCCACCGTCGGGCTCCCGCTGCACCTGGGCTCCGGCGGCCCCACCCACCCCGTCTGGACCACCCCGGCGTTCTCCTGGCCCGCCGCCGTCGGCCTGGCCCTGCCGCTCACCATCGTCGCGCTGGCCTCGCAGAACGCCCCGGGCCTCGGCATCATGCGGGCCTCCGGCTACGCGCCCGACGACCGGCTGCTGGTCGGCGCGACCGGCGGCCTGTCGGTGCTGCTCGCCCCGTTCGGCTCGCCCGGCGTCAACCTGGCGGCCATCACCGCCGCGATCTGCACCAGCCCCGAGAGCCACCCGGACCCCCGCCGGCGGTACGTGGCCGGCATGTCCGCGGGCCTGCTCTACCTGCTGGTCGGCAGCTTCGGCGGCGTCCTGGTCAGCCTGTTCACCGGCCTGCCGCACGCCCTGATCGCGGTGATCGCGGGCGTCGCCCTGCTGGCCTCCTTCCAGGGCAGCCTGGCCTCCGCCGTCGCCGAGGAACGGGGCCGCGACGGCGCGGTGGTCACCTTCCTGGCCACCGCCTCCGGCATGACCCTGTTCGGCATCGGCGCCCCGTTCTGGGGCCTCCTGCTGGGCCTGGCCACCCACACCGTCCTGACCCGCCGACACCCGCACTGA
- a CDS encoding ROK family transcriptional regulator produces the protein MAGPARSAPTAPTAPTASARVPRGLFDLPSGARPPAGRTKAQTQDSRPHNRALLLAALFHDGAMSRADLVRASGLTAPTVSALIAELRADGLVADTGPDARAQRRRGKPSVLVEIQDDAAHLVALDLSHAEHFRGALLNLRGEVVERAQLPIGDALADRAADLVEELAADLVARAPGRVLGIGAASPGIVDDRGVIRQAAHLGWHDLPMARRLSDRFHLPAHVGNDVNAAALAVTRYQRSRAQNLMVVATEHGVGAGLVVGGALVEGEQFAAGEIGHVTVEEDGEPCVCGRTGCLDPLIDATALRRRLARVPEADRPAVLARAGQALGTVLAPIVCVLNLNEIILTGPAELTGGPFLDAAVETVRSRTLAPIGNALSIRPLPDPDLLLLGAGSLVIAAELGVF, from the coding sequence GTGGCAGGTCCCGCCCGTTCCGCGCCCACCGCGCCCACCGCGCCCACCGCGTCGGCCCGCGTTCCGCGCGGCCTGTTCGACCTGCCGTCGGGAGCGCGTCCCCCGGCGGGGCGGACCAAGGCGCAGACGCAGGACAGCCGTCCGCACAACCGTGCGCTGCTGCTGGCGGCGCTGTTCCACGACGGCGCGATGAGCCGGGCCGACCTGGTGCGGGCCTCCGGCCTGACCGCGCCGACGGTCTCCGCGCTGATCGCCGAACTGCGGGCCGACGGGCTGGTCGCGGACACCGGGCCGGACGCGCGGGCGCAGCGGCGGCGCGGCAAGCCGTCGGTGCTGGTGGAGATCCAGGACGACGCCGCGCACCTGGTGGCGCTCGACCTCTCGCACGCCGAGCACTTCCGCGGCGCGCTGCTGAACCTGCGCGGCGAGGTGGTCGAGCGGGCGCAGCTGCCGATCGGCGACGCGCTCGCGGACCGGGCCGCCGACCTGGTCGAGGAACTGGCCGCCGACCTGGTCGCCCGGGCGCCCGGCCGGGTCCTGGGCATCGGGGCGGCCAGCCCCGGCATCGTCGACGACCGGGGCGTCATCCGGCAGGCGGCGCACCTGGGCTGGCACGACCTGCCGATGGCCCGGCGGCTGTCCGACCGCTTCCACCTGCCCGCCCACGTCGGCAACGACGTCAACGCCGCGGCCCTGGCCGTGACCCGCTACCAGCGCAGCCGGGCGCAGAACCTGATGGTCGTCGCCACCGAGCACGGCGTGGGCGCCGGGCTCGTCGTCGGCGGAGCGCTGGTGGAGGGCGAACAGTTCGCCGCCGGTGAGATCGGGCACGTCACCGTGGAGGAGGACGGCGAGCCGTGCGTCTGCGGGCGCACCGGCTGCCTCGACCCGCTGATCGACGCCACCGCGCTGCGCCGCCGCCTGGCCCGGGTGCCCGAGGCCGACCGGCCGGCGGTGCTGGCCCGCGCCGGCCAGGCGCTGGGCACCGTGCTCGCCCCGATCGTGTGCGTGCTCAACCTCAACGAGATCATCCTGACCGGCCCCGCGGAACTGACGGGCGGTCCGTTCCTGGACGCCGCCGTCGAGACCGTCCGCTCCCGCACCCTCGCGCCGATCGGCAACGCGCTGAGCATCCGCCCGCTGCCCGACCCGGACCTCCTGCTGCTCGGCGCGGGATCGCTGGTCATCGCCGCGGAGCTCGGCGTCTTCTGA
- a CDS encoding C39 family peptidase, translated as MTGHTPGGPTPRPRPAGAAPDHGTAALHRWDGADRFAAGTPEGLRPTAAAPAFPGRTALVWDGAIGSEPYADPFGHRPGTWQYARWTSPWTPVGLDPDGALGAHDLVPSWTATGPVGTRLTVDLQVRDAAGAESGWFTMARWAPGDEVVHRTTVPGQTDAFGTVEVDTLTAAPGRPVAAFRVRAVLLRAENGELPAGEAAVDTPPAALHSLAVLASRPAPAGPPRRTSGPGGAWGTVLDVPQRSQEVHTGHCPQYDGGGEAWAGPACTAMLTAYFGRGPAADDLLWLDPRDPSPDVDFTARAVYDYAYRGCGNWAFNAAYPARYGLLGLVTRLRSLTELERFILAGIPVATAQAARSSELGGYAAAGNIMVVRGFTAHGDVIVNDPLSPTDDTVRRTYPRGDFERVWLSGGGIVYLVHPPDRALPAGAPGAPATW; from the coding sequence ATGACAGGGCACACGCCGGGCGGGCCCACCCCCCGCCCGCGGCCCGCCGGCGCCGCACCGGACCACGGCACGGCCGCACTGCACCGCTGGGACGGTGCCGACCGGTTCGCCGCCGGAACCCCCGAAGGACTCCGCCCCACCGCCGCCGCCCCGGCGTTCCCCGGGCGCACCGCCCTGGTCTGGGACGGGGCGATCGGCTCCGAACCGTACGCCGACCCGTTCGGCCACCGCCCCGGGACGTGGCAGTACGCCCGCTGGACCTCGCCCTGGACTCCGGTCGGCCTCGACCCGGACGGCGCGCTCGGCGCCCACGACCTGGTGCCCTCCTGGACGGCCACCGGACCGGTCGGCACCAGGCTGACGGTGGACCTCCAGGTGCGCGACGCGGCGGGAGCCGAGTCCGGCTGGTTCACCATGGCCCGCTGGGCGCCCGGCGACGAGGTCGTGCACCGCACCACCGTCCCCGGGCAGACCGACGCCTTCGGAACCGTCGAGGTCGACACCCTCACCGCCGCCCCCGGCCGACCGGTGGCCGCCTTCCGGGTCCGCGCGGTGCTGCTGCGCGCCGAGAACGGCGAACTCCCCGCCGGGGAAGCCGCGGTGGACACCCCGCCGGCGGCCCTGCACTCCCTCGCCGTGCTGGCCTCCCGCCCGGCGCCCGCCGGCCCGCCCCGACGCACCAGCGGCCCCGGCGGAGCCTGGGGCACCGTCCTGGACGTGCCGCAGCGCTCCCAGGAGGTCCACACCGGACACTGCCCGCAGTACGACGGGGGCGGCGAAGCCTGGGCGGGTCCGGCCTGCACCGCGATGCTCACCGCGTACTTCGGCCGCGGCCCCGCCGCCGACGACCTGCTCTGGCTCGACCCCCGGGACCCGTCACCCGACGTCGACTTCACCGCCCGGGCCGTCTACGACTACGCCTACCGCGGCTGCGGCAACTGGGCGTTCAACGCCGCCTACCCGGCCAGGTACGGCCTGCTCGGCCTGGTCACCCGGCTGCGCTCCCTGACCGAACTCGAACGCTTCATCCTCGCCGGCATCCCGGTGGCCACCGCGCAGGCGGCACGCAGCAGCGAACTCGGCGGCTACGCCGCGGCCGGCAACATCATGGTGGTGCGCGGCTTCACCGCCCACGGCGACGTGATCGTCAACGACCCGCTCTCCCCGACCGACGACACGGTCCGCAGGACCTATCCGCGCGGCGACTTCGAACGCGTCTGGCTGTCCGGCGGCGGCATCGTCTACCTCGTCCACCCGCCCGACCGGGCCCTGCCCGCCGGTGCCCCCGGAGCCCCCGCCACCTGGTGA